A part of Odontesthes bonariensis isolate fOdoBon6 chromosome 23, fOdoBon6.hap1, whole genome shotgun sequence genomic DNA contains:
- the LOC142373817 gene encoding uncharacterized protein LOC142373817 isoform X1, with protein MAEKETKVRAVIFSSAEQKLLMELYEDYKGVITRNGNTVAINRARETAWQTIADRLNASNLNTQKRTGQQVKVKYKNIFQSATKKKTDASATGGGPPPESLTPAEELALSSNRGRLLVEGIEGGTSSASVAKSVREQYVEVMGDSICLINPQTTEDIPDPCFDGPRISRAFDEDTEMPQVATGTENPAGKSEVSNSSHYHHCLHTSLLTGTFRVSQDIRTQYKRKLQLGIESTQLDMEYKKLQIKKIKLEILKLERDVPHCSSIQLFRDGHVDVLPLFHHGGQSLPAYRGYIVKDGTGNDDVTCPIRRNPESFQALEPAGKSEKT; from the exons ATGGCAGAAAAAGAGACGAAAGTCAGAGCTGTAATTTTCAGTTCAGCTGAACAGAAACTGCTCATGGAGCTTTATGAGGATTACAAaggtgtcatcaccagaaatggaaACACTGTGGCCATTAATAGAGCGAGGGAAACAGCGTGGCAAACAATTGCCGACAggctaaatgc GAGCAATCTGAACACCCAGAAGCGGACCGGGCAGCAGGTTAAAGTGAAATATAAGAatatatttcagagtg CTACCAAAAAGAAAACCGACGCCTCTGCCACTGGTGGGGGTCCTCCACCCGAAAGCCTGACACCAGCGGAGGAACTCGCACTGAGCAGCAATAGAGGCCGGCTGCTGGTGGAGGGAATAGAGGGAGGGACCTCCTCAGCATCTGTAGCCAAGAGCGTGCGGGAGCAGTATGTAGAAG TGATGGGAGACTCTATCTGCCTCATTAATCCCCAGACCACAGAGGACATCCCTGACCCATGT TTTGACGGCCCCAGGATATCTCGGGCATTTGATGAAGACACAGAAATGCCACAG GTTGCAACAGGAACAGAAAATCCTGCAGGAAAGAGTGAAGTAAGTAACTCTTCACACTACCATCACTGCCTTCATACTTCGTTGCTCACAGGCACATTTCGTGTATCACAGGACATCCGGACTCAGTACAAACGGAAACTCCAGTTGGGTATAGAGAGCACCCAGTTGGATATGGAGTATAAAAAATTGCAAATCAAAAAGATTAAGCTCGAGATcctgaaactggagagggat GTTCCTCACTGTTCTTCCATCCAGTTGTTCAGGGATGGCCATGTCGATGTCCTCCCATTGTTCCATCATGGTGGGCAGTCTCTCCCGGCGTATCGTGGCTACATTGTGAAGGACGGCACAGGCAATGATGATGTCACATGCCCGATCAGGAGAAAccctgagtcctttcaggcactggaacctgcagggaaatcagaaaagacttga
- the LOC142373817 gene encoding uncharacterized protein LOC142373817 isoform X3 yields MAEKETKVRAVIFSSAEQKLLMELYEDYKGVITRNGNTVAINRARETAWQTIADRLNASNLNTQKRTGQQVKVKYKNIFQSATKKKTDASATGGGPPPESLTPAEELALSSNRGRLLVEGIEGGTSSASVAKSVREQYVEVMGDSICLINPQTTEDIPDPCFDGPRISRAFDEDTEMPQVATGTENPAGKSEVSNSSHYHHCLHTSLLTGTFRVSQDIRTQYKRKLQLGIESTQLDMEYKKLQIKKIKLEILKLERDLEIHE; encoded by the exons ATGGCAGAAAAAGAGACGAAAGTCAGAGCTGTAATTTTCAGTTCAGCTGAACAGAAACTGCTCATGGAGCTTTATGAGGATTACAAaggtgtcatcaccagaaatggaaACACTGTGGCCATTAATAGAGCGAGGGAAACAGCGTGGCAAACAATTGCCGACAggctaaatgc GAGCAATCTGAACACCCAGAAGCGGACCGGGCAGCAGGTTAAAGTGAAATATAAGAatatatttcagagtg CTACCAAAAAGAAAACCGACGCCTCTGCCACTGGTGGGGGTCCTCCACCCGAAAGCCTGACACCAGCGGAGGAACTCGCACTGAGCAGCAATAGAGGCCGGCTGCTGGTGGAGGGAATAGAGGGAGGGACCTCCTCAGCATCTGTAGCCAAGAGCGTGCGGGAGCAGTATGTAGAAG TGATGGGAGACTCTATCTGCCTCATTAATCCCCAGACCACAGAGGACATCCCTGACCCATGT TTTGACGGCCCCAGGATATCTCGGGCATTTGATGAAGACACAGAAATGCCACAG GTTGCAACAGGAACAGAAAATCCTGCAGGAAAGAGTGAAGTAAGTAACTCTTCACACTACCATCACTGCCTTCATACTTCGTTGCTCACAGGCACATTTCGTGTATCACAGGACATCCGGACTCAGTACAAACGGAAACTCCAGTTGGGTATAGAGAGCACCCAGTTGGATATGGAGTATAAAAAATTGCAAATCAAAAAGATTAAGCTCGAGATcctgaaactggagagggat CTGGAAATACATGAATAA
- the LOC142373817 gene encoding uncharacterized protein LOC142373817 isoform X2: protein MAEKETKVRAVIFSSAEQKLLMELYEDYKGVITRNGNTVAINRARETAWQTIADRLNASNLNTQKRTGQQVKVKYKNIFQSATKKKTDASATGGGPPPESLTPAEELALSSNRGRLLVEGIEGGTSSASVAKSVREQYVEVMGDSICLINPQTTEDIPDPCFDGPRISRAFDEDTEMPQVATGTENPAGKSEDIRTQYKRKLQLGIESTQLDMEYKKLQIKKIKLEILKLERDVPHCSSIQLFRDGHVDVLPLFHHGGQSLPAYRGYIVKDGTGNDDVTCPIRRNPESFQALEPAGKSEKT, encoded by the exons ATGGCAGAAAAAGAGACGAAAGTCAGAGCTGTAATTTTCAGTTCAGCTGAACAGAAACTGCTCATGGAGCTTTATGAGGATTACAAaggtgtcatcaccagaaatggaaACACTGTGGCCATTAATAGAGCGAGGGAAACAGCGTGGCAAACAATTGCCGACAggctaaatgc GAGCAATCTGAACACCCAGAAGCGGACCGGGCAGCAGGTTAAAGTGAAATATAAGAatatatttcagagtg CTACCAAAAAGAAAACCGACGCCTCTGCCACTGGTGGGGGTCCTCCACCCGAAAGCCTGACACCAGCGGAGGAACTCGCACTGAGCAGCAATAGAGGCCGGCTGCTGGTGGAGGGAATAGAGGGAGGGACCTCCTCAGCATCTGTAGCCAAGAGCGTGCGGGAGCAGTATGTAGAAG TGATGGGAGACTCTATCTGCCTCATTAATCCCCAGACCACAGAGGACATCCCTGACCCATGT TTTGACGGCCCCAGGATATCTCGGGCATTTGATGAAGACACAGAAATGCCACAG GTTGCAACAGGAACAGAAAATCCTGCAGGAAAGAGTGAA GACATCCGGACTCAGTACAAACGGAAACTCCAGTTGGGTATAGAGAGCACCCAGTTGGATATGGAGTATAAAAAATTGCAAATCAAAAAGATTAAGCTCGAGATcctgaaactggagagggat GTTCCTCACTGTTCTTCCATCCAGTTGTTCAGGGATGGCCATGTCGATGTCCTCCCATTGTTCCATCATGGTGGGCAGTCTCTCCCGGCGTATCGTGGCTACATTGTGAAGGACGGCACAGGCAATGATGATGTCACATGCCCGATCAGGAGAAAccctgagtcctttcaggcactggaacctgcagggaaatcagaaaagacttga